The Streptomyces sp. NBC_00224 genome has a window encoding:
- a CDS encoding transposase family protein, translating to MKGDGHRLLSGSSCPADASSLIPPALDQLHRRPEVVPDEVPGLLERLAEVPDPRAARGVRHALAVVLALTACAVLAGA from the coding sequence ATGAAGGGGGATGGCCACCGTTTGCTGAGTGGAAGTTCGTGCCCTGCCGATGCATCATCCCTGATCCCGCCCGCCCTTGACCAGCTCCACAGGCGTCCTGAGGTCGTCCCCGACGAGGTTCCGGGTCTGTTGGAGCGGCTCGCCGAGGTGCCCGACCCGCGTGCTGCACGCGGAGTGCGCCATGCGCTGGCCGTGGTTCTCGCGCTCACCGCGTGCGCGGTGCTGGCCGGGGCGTGA
- a CDS encoding IS3 family transposase: MACNLTRTADWITQTPRGRTRSSRLHTLLGATADAHWRSPTESRHCALAESFFGALKNELVHRTSFPTRAHAHRAIVRYIEMFYNHRRLRSALGYRTPAEVHAEYEELQATA, translated from the coding sequence ATGGCCTGCAACCTCACCCGCACCGCCGACTGGATTACGCAGACTCCCCGCGGCCGAACCCGATCAAGCCGCCTCCACACCCTCCTCGGGGCTACGGCCGACGCACACTGGAGATCACCAACAGAGTCACGGCATTGCGCCCTGGCAGAATCATTCTTCGGTGCCCTGAAAAACGAGCTCGTGCACCGAACTTCGTTCCCCACGCGTGCACATGCTCACCGGGCGATCGTCCGATACATTGAGATGTTCTACAATCACAGACGTCTCCGCTCCGCGCTCGGCTACCGAACCCCCGCAGAAGTTCACGCCGAGTACGAAGAGTTGCAGGCGACAGCATAG
- a CDS encoding geranyl diphosphate 2-C-methyltransferase, giving the protein MNATAESTTGSAAIPGPATPYQEDIANYWNHEARPVNLRLGDVDGLYHHHYGIGAVNHTALGDPHDSDREQRLVAELHHLESAQATLLLDHLGPIQPDATLVDAGCGRGGTMVMAHQRFACTVEGVTLSTKQADFANQRASELHIDAFVRAHVCNMLAMPFTSGKVTASWNNESSMYVDLHDLFAEHARILTVGGRYVTITGCWNPVYGQPSKWVSQINAHFECNIHSRRDYLRAMADNRLVPQTVTDLTPQTLPYWELRATTSLTTGIEEAFLNSYQDGSFQYLLIAADRV; this is encoded by the coding sequence GTGAACGCAACAGCCGAATCCACCACCGGTAGCGCAGCCATCCCCGGCCCGGCAACGCCCTACCAGGAAGACATCGCCAACTACTGGAACCACGAAGCCAGGCCGGTCAACCTGCGCCTCGGCGACGTCGACGGCCTCTACCACCACCACTACGGCATCGGAGCCGTCAACCACACAGCGCTCGGCGACCCCCACGACAGCGACCGCGAACAACGGCTCGTCGCCGAGCTGCACCACCTGGAGTCCGCCCAGGCCACCCTGCTCCTGGACCACCTCGGCCCGATCCAGCCCGACGCTACACTGGTGGACGCTGGCTGCGGCCGCGGCGGCACGATGGTCATGGCCCACCAGCGCTTCGCCTGCACCGTCGAAGGCGTCACCCTCTCCACCAAGCAGGCCGACTTCGCCAACCAGCGCGCCAGCGAGCTCCACATCGACGCCTTCGTCCGCGCTCATGTCTGCAACATGCTCGCCATGCCCTTCACCAGCGGGAAGGTGACGGCCTCGTGGAACAACGAGTCAAGCATGTACGTCGACCTGCACGACCTCTTCGCCGAACACGCCCGCATCCTCACCGTCGGTGGCCGGTACGTGACCATCACCGGCTGCTGGAACCCTGTCTACGGCCAGCCCTCCAAGTGGGTGTCCCAGATCAACGCCCACTTCGAATGCAACATCCACTCACGCCGCGACTACCTGCGGGCCATGGCCGACAACCGCCTCGTCCCCCAGACCGTCACCGACCTCACACCCCAGACCCTGCCCTACTGGGAACTGCGCGCCACCACATCCCTGACCACCGGCATCGAAGAGGCCTTCCTCAACTCCTACCAGGACGGCAGCTTCCAGTACCTCCTCATCGCCGCCGACCGCGTCTGA
- a CDS encoding polyprenyl synthetase family protein, with product MNPRPVPAPVLSSAEVPARVEDVLARFLAGKARQARAAGLPVEVADSLTRYLAAGGKRLRPQLCLAGYHAAQGDPAQLGGTLQVAASLELFHAFALIHDDVIDQSSLRRGQPTVHCRLAALHARSGARDGRWLGISQAILISDTAHAWSDELLRTAALSQTCRARLQDVVAAMREEVLYGQYLDLLNPLGPPADLTAALAVIRYKTAKYTVERPLHIGAVLAGADAAFCQALARFALPIGEAFQLRDDLLGVFGDAEVTGKSTLDDLREGKHTALLALAHQRATPVQQRHLTALVGRCDLDESAAARIRSILEATGARTTVEEMITQRSRQAEHALSRLPAASAALDTLRTLAHLATQRIS from the coding sequence ATGAACCCCCGCCCCGTACCCGCCCCTGTTTTGAGCAGTGCCGAGGTTCCGGCGCGCGTGGAGGACGTCCTGGCCCGCTTTCTCGCAGGCAAGGCCCGCCAGGCCCGCGCGGCCGGGCTGCCCGTCGAGGTGGCCGACTCCCTCACCCGCTATCTCGCCGCAGGCGGCAAACGCCTGCGCCCCCAGCTGTGCCTGGCCGGCTACCACGCAGCCCAAGGAGACCCGGCACAGCTGGGCGGGACGCTCCAGGTCGCCGCGTCCCTCGAACTCTTCCACGCCTTCGCCCTCATCCACGACGACGTGATCGACCAGAGCAGCCTGCGCCGCGGCCAGCCCACCGTGCACTGCCGCCTGGCCGCGCTGCACGCCCGAAGCGGCGCCCGTGATGGCCGCTGGCTCGGCATCAGCCAGGCCATCCTCATCAGCGACACGGCCCACGCCTGGTCCGACGAACTCCTTCGCACCGCCGCCCTCTCCCAGACGTGCCGGGCCCGCCTGCAGGACGTGGTCGCCGCCATGCGCGAAGAGGTCCTCTACGGCCAGTACCTCGACCTGCTCAACCCGCTCGGCCCGCCCGCCGACCTCACCGCCGCCCTCGCCGTCATCCGCTACAAGACAGCCAAATACACCGTCGAACGGCCCCTGCACATCGGCGCCGTCCTCGCCGGCGCCGATGCCGCGTTCTGCCAGGCGCTCGCCCGCTTCGCCCTGCCGATCGGCGAAGCCTTCCAACTGCGCGACGACCTGCTGGGCGTCTTCGGCGATGCGGAGGTCACCGGGAAATCCACCCTGGATGATCTGCGCGAGGGCAAGCACACCGCACTCCTGGCCCTCGCCCACCAGCGCGCAACCCCCGTACAGCAGCGGCACCTGACCGCGCTGGTGGGCCGCTGCGACCTGGACGAGAGCGCAGCCGCCCGCATCCGCAGCATCCTGGAGGCCACCGGTGCCCGCACCACCGTCGAAGAGATGATCACGCAACGCAGCCGCCAGGCCGAGCACGCCCTCAGCCGCCTGCCAGCCGCATCCGCCGCCCTGGACACCCTGCGCACCCTCGCCCACCTCGCCACCCAAAGGATCTCATGA
- a CDS encoding 1-deoxy-D-xylulose-5-phosphate synthase, with product MPSLDALRRLTVAETADLAQALRSLLVEKVCARGGHMGSNLGVVELTLALHRVFKSPRDALVFDIGHQAYIHKMLTGRAAAFDRLRQAGGLSGYPARGESEHDVVENSHASTSLSYAQGLARAYQLSGQADRRVVAVIGDGALGGGMAFEALNSLGAWTARSLPVVIVVNDNGRSYAPTCGALAGHLAGLEAGQSRYPNVFAELGLAYLGPVDGHDLPAVEQVLRQARDMGRPVIVHAKTVKGRGFGPAQADERDCLHAVGVTDPHTGRPPASVGAQVAPSWTRHFAQYLLELAAERPEVVGVTAGMLEPTGLDAMAAAFPERVFDVGIAEQHAVTCAAGLAMGGLHPVVAVYSTFLSRAVDQVLMDVALHRLPVTFVADRAGVTGPDGPSHHGMWDLALFAAVPGLRIAAPRDAVRLRELLREAVTTNAPTLLRLPKATASAPLEAVDHVGGVDILHRSAHGAHDVLLIALGALAPDAVSAAQLVEADQLGATVVDLRWVHPVPEAVVALAERHRCVVTVEDGLGPGGIGSRILQILHERGVQVPVRVLGLPPAFLPAGSRPELLAHAGLDAAGIARSVRRLIQSLPGRPAAAPASPSQEST from the coding sequence GTGCCCTCACTGGACGCCTTACGCCGGCTGACCGTCGCTGAGACGGCCGACCTGGCCCAGGCGCTGCGCTCGCTGCTCGTGGAGAAGGTCTGCGCGCGCGGGGGACATATGGGGTCCAACCTGGGTGTGGTCGAACTGACGCTGGCCCTGCACCGGGTCTTCAAATCTCCCCGCGACGCCCTGGTCTTCGACATCGGCCACCAGGCCTACATCCACAAGATGCTGACCGGCCGCGCAGCCGCCTTCGACCGGTTGCGCCAGGCAGGGGGACTGTCGGGGTATCCGGCACGGGGGGAATCCGAACATGATGTGGTGGAGAACTCCCATGCCTCCACCTCCCTCTCGTATGCACAAGGACTTGCCCGGGCCTACCAGCTCTCAGGTCAGGCGGATCGCCGGGTGGTGGCGGTGATCGGCGACGGGGCGCTGGGCGGGGGCATGGCTTTCGAGGCGCTCAACAGCCTGGGGGCGTGGACGGCCCGGTCGTTGCCCGTCGTGATCGTCGTCAACGACAACGGGCGTTCCTATGCGCCGACGTGCGGAGCCCTGGCCGGTCATCTGGCCGGGCTGGAGGCAGGTCAGAGCCGGTATCCCAATGTGTTTGCGGAGCTGGGTCTTGCCTATCTGGGCCCCGTTGACGGCCACGACCTGCCGGCGGTGGAGCAGGTGCTGCGCCAGGCGCGGGACATGGGCCGGCCGGTCATCGTCCACGCCAAGACCGTCAAGGGCCGTGGTTTCGGCCCGGCGCAAGCAGATGAGCGGGACTGCCTGCACGCGGTGGGAGTCACCGACCCGCACACAGGCCGGCCGCCGGCATCGGTGGGCGCACAGGTGGCGCCGTCGTGGACGCGGCACTTCGCCCAGTATCTGCTGGAGCTGGCCGCCGAGCGGCCGGAGGTGGTGGGGGTGACGGCCGGGATGCTGGAGCCGACCGGCCTGGACGCGATGGCGGCAGCGTTCCCGGAGCGGGTCTTCGATGTCGGTATCGCCGAGCAGCATGCGGTGACCTGTGCGGCGGGCCTGGCGATGGGCGGGCTGCACCCGGTGGTCGCCGTGTACTCGACGTTCTTGAGCCGGGCCGTTGACCAGGTACTGATGGATGTGGCCCTGCACCGGCTGCCGGTCACCTTCGTCGCCGACCGCGCCGGTGTGACCGGGCCGGATGGGCCCTCCCACCATGGGATGTGGGACCTGGCCCTGTTCGCAGCCGTTCCCGGACTGCGGATCGCCGCCCCCCGGGATGCGGTCCGGCTGCGCGAGCTGCTGCGCGAGGCGGTCACCACCAATGCGCCGACGCTGCTGCGCCTGCCCAAGGCCACCGCGAGCGCGCCGCTGGAGGCAGTCGACCACGTGGGAGGGGTCGACATCCTGCACCGCAGCGCCCATGGCGCGCACGATGTGCTGCTGATCGCGCTCGGCGCGCTGGCCCCGGACGCAGTGTCCGCCGCCCAGCTGGTGGAAGCAGACCAGCTGGGTGCCACCGTCGTTGACCTGCGGTGGGTTCATCCCGTTCCGGAGGCGGTCGTTGCGCTGGCCGAGCGGCACCGGTGCGTGGTGACGGTGGAAGACGGCCTGGGCCCAGGCGGGATCGGCAGCCGCATCCTGCAGATCCTGCACGAGCGCGGGGTGCAGGTGCCCGTCCGTGTCCTGGGCCTGCCCCCTGCGTTTTTGCCCGCCGGGTCCCGCCCGGAGCTGCTCGCCCACGCGGGCCTCGACGCGGCCGGCATCGCGCGCAGCGTGCGGCGCCTGATCCAGTCGCTGCCGGGCCGGCCTGCCGCAGCCCCGGCTTCCCCTTCCCAGGAGAGCACGTGA
- a CDS encoding family 2B encapsulin nanocompartment shell protein, which produces MHTDSETQEGRAGQAQQSLGTAAARNLATTTKSVPQMQEITSRWLLRMLPWVQVQGGTYRVNRRLSYSVGDGKITFVQTGERVAVIPAELGELPALRGFADETVLEELAARCVQREFAAGEVLAASGDPVDAVYLLAHGRIQLIGTGPYGDEAVLGVLADGAQLGEHALVSDEATWDATARAATACTVLVLSRADVLNLAERAPGLGEHLTAYSLVPDQRTNKYGEAAIDLAAGHVGEAVIPHTYVDYEGAPRQYELSVAQTVLKVHSRVADLYNQPMNQTEQQLRLTVEALRERQEDELVNNREFGLLANCDYEQRLQPHDGVPSPDDMDELLSRRRGSKLFLAHPKAIAAFGRECNKRGLVPESLDFDGHRIPAWRGVPIFPCGKIPLSPARTTSIICMRTGEDEQGVIGLRQGGIPDEIEPSLSVRFMGIDEQAIISYLVTAYYSAAILVPDALGVLENVEVSRWR; this is translated from the coding sequence ATTCATACAGATTCAGAAACTCAGGAAGGCCGCGCCGGCCAGGCTCAGCAGAGTCTTGGTACGGCTGCGGCGCGGAATCTGGCGACCACCACCAAGTCCGTCCCGCAGATGCAGGAGATCACCTCCCGGTGGCTGCTGCGGATGCTGCCATGGGTGCAGGTGCAGGGCGGTACGTACCGGGTCAACCGGCGACTGAGCTATTCGGTGGGTGACGGGAAGATCACCTTTGTGCAGACCGGCGAGCGGGTCGCCGTCATCCCAGCCGAGCTAGGGGAGCTGCCCGCGCTGCGCGGGTTCGCGGACGAGACGGTGCTGGAGGAGCTGGCCGCGCGGTGCGTGCAGCGGGAGTTTGCCGCCGGGGAGGTTCTGGCGGCGTCCGGTGATCCGGTGGATGCGGTGTATCTGCTGGCCCACGGGCGTATCCAGCTGATCGGCACCGGCCCCTACGGGGACGAGGCGGTGCTCGGTGTGCTGGCGGACGGGGCGCAGCTGGGTGAGCACGCGCTGGTGTCGGACGAGGCGACCTGGGACGCCACGGCCCGGGCGGCGACGGCGTGTACGGTCCTGGTGCTCAGCCGGGCGGACGTGCTCAACCTGGCCGAGCGGGCGCCCGGGCTGGGGGAGCACCTGACGGCGTACTCCCTCGTGCCCGACCAGCGCACCAACAAGTATGGCGAGGCGGCGATCGACCTGGCCGCCGGCCACGTCGGCGAGGCGGTCATCCCGCACACGTATGTGGACTACGAGGGCGCCCCGCGCCAGTACGAACTCTCCGTCGCGCAGACGGTCCTGAAGGTCCACAGCAGGGTCGCGGACCTCTACAACCAGCCGATGAACCAGACCGAGCAGCAGTTGCGGCTCACCGTGGAGGCGCTGCGCGAGCGCCAGGAGGACGAGCTCGTCAACAACCGTGAGTTCGGTCTGCTGGCCAACTGCGACTACGAGCAGCGGCTCCAGCCCCATGACGGGGTGCCCAGCCCGGACGACATGGACGAGCTGCTCTCCCGGCGCCGGGGCAGCAAGCTCTTCCTCGCCCATCCCAAGGCGATCGCCGCGTTCGGCCGCGAGTGCAACAAGCGGGGACTGGTGCCGGAGTCGCTTGACTTCGACGGGCACCGCATCCCTGCCTGGCGCGGTGTGCCCATCTTCCCCTGCGGGAAGATCCCCCTCAGTCCCGCGCGTACCACGTCCATCATCTGTATGCGTACGGGTGAGGATGAGCAGGGCGTCATCGGGCTGCGCCAGGGCGGTATCCCGGACGAGATCGAGCCGAGCCTGTCGGTGCGGTTCATGGGCATCGACGAGCAGGCGATCATCTCCTACCTCGTTACCGCCTACTACTCCGCCGCCATCCTCGTGCCCGACGCGCTGGGTGTGCTGGAGAACGTCGAGGTCAGCCGCTGGCGCTGA
- a CDS encoding family 2 encapsulin nanocompartment cargo protein terpene cyclase: MSFPAPFPVPSTPAPHSAAEAEAAAPVEADSRSEPVSPPTQGPLQGGDTLRSSMPGQTDITVLQEGRDRSDPGMNPDALERLLRSPSGLGTTSLHLARRTQPPTPCREIPGLYYHPVPELDEVRVTEVSRRIKDWAVNEVELYPPEWEDQFDGLSLGRYMVACHPDAPTIDHLMIATRLMAAENAVDDCYCEDHGGTPVGLGGRLLLAHTALDPLHTTQEYQAPWAQLLHSDAPRRAYRSAMDYFLQAARASQADRLRHDMARLHLGYLAEAAWAETDTVPEVWEYLAMRQFNNFRPCPTITDTIGGYELPADLHAQPAMQRVIALASNATTIVNDLYSYTKELTSPDRHLNLPVVLAERENLDEREAYLKGVEIHNDLMRTFEAEAAALAFACPVPQVTRFLRGVAAWVDGNHHWHQTNTYRYSLPDFWHEQGAPQ, from the coding sequence ATGTCCTTCCCCGCCCCCTTTCCCGTGCCGTCGACACCGGCCCCGCATAGCGCGGCAGAAGCTGAGGCTGCCGCGCCGGTTGAAGCCGACAGTCGAAGCGAGCCCGTTTCACCACCCACCCAGGGCCCTCTCCAAGGGGGTGACACCTTGCGCTCCTCGATGCCGGGCCAGACTGACATCACGGTCCTGCAGGAGGGGCGAGATCGGAGTGATCCGGGCATGAATCCCGACGCCCTGGAACGCCTCCTGCGGAGCCCCAGCGGACTCGGCACGACAAGCCTGCACCTGGCGCGACGCACGCAGCCGCCAACGCCGTGCCGGGAGATCCCCGGCCTCTACTACCACCCCGTGCCCGAGCTCGACGAAGTGCGGGTGACAGAGGTCAGCCGAAGGATCAAGGACTGGGCGGTGAACGAGGTCGAACTGTATCCACCGGAGTGGGAGGACCAGTTCGACGGACTCTCGCTGGGCCGCTACATGGTCGCCTGCCACCCCGACGCCCCCACCATCGACCACCTGATGATCGCCACGCGCCTGATGGCCGCGGAGAACGCGGTCGACGACTGCTACTGCGAGGACCACGGGGGTACGCCGGTGGGCCTCGGTGGACGCCTTCTGTTGGCACACACCGCTCTCGATCCGCTGCACACCACGCAGGAATACCAGGCGCCTTGGGCCCAGTTGCTCCACAGTGACGCTCCGCGGCGGGCCTACCGCTCGGCCATGGACTACTTCCTCCAAGCCGCCCGTGCCTCCCAGGCGGACCGGTTGCGGCACGACATGGCCCGTCTGCACCTGGGATACCTCGCCGAGGCCGCGTGGGCCGAGACGGACACCGTTCCCGAGGTGTGGGAGTACCTGGCAATGCGCCAGTTCAACAACTTCCGGCCCTGTCCCACCATCACCGACACCATCGGCGGCTACGAACTGCCCGCCGACCTCCACGCCCAGCCGGCCATGCAACGGGTCATCGCGCTCGCCTCCAACGCCACCACCATCGTCAACGACCTCTACTCCTACACCAAGGAACTCACCAGCCCCGACCGGCACCTGAACCTGCCCGTGGTACTCGCCGAGCGCGAAAACCTCGACGAGCGCGAGGCCTACCTCAAAGGCGTCGAGATCCACAACGACCTCATGCGCACCTTCGAAGCCGAGGCCGCCGCCCTGGCCTTCGCCTGCCCCGTCCCGCAGGTGACCCGCTTCCTGCGCGGCGTGGCCGCGTGGGTCGACGGCAACCACCACTGGCACCAGACCAACACCTACCGCTACAGCCTGCCCGATTTCTGGCACGAACAAGGAGCCCCACAGTGA